The genomic stretch CCCTACTGACATGCATTACGAGAGTAAACAGGGGctgtttgatttcctgttgacTTTAAGAATGTAAAACCTCTGAATCTAtgcagttctgaaaaaaaatatgcaaatatatttcatatgtgtTGTGAAGCTCTACAGCTCTCtcttaaaactgtttttaatcTTTGGAAATTTGATGATGATCTTTCTGTCCTTTGTAAGTAGGTGTTTTCTATTGTGTTTTGAATCAACAGAAGAAGTGATTATCAAGCAGTGTTAAGCAATACAGACACTATGGGTGATGTTAGTGTTTCAGACCTTTTCTTTCAAGCGTTTCTGATCTACTCTCTGATCTATTTTTAAAATTAGGAGAGTTAGGGTTGAGTCACCATCCTTATACTCTGTACTTTTACACCGTCCCAGCTCGCAGACATGCAAAAGCTCGTGCTAAAAAACAGGCCACTGCTACCTTCCCTTAATAGAGTCCCACGCTACAATTATTCCTCTTAATCAAGAGTGTTCAACAGATCTTAAATTGCTGCCAGAGTGATTGTCAGTTCTCTCGCATTAAAGAGCAACACACTCCAACACGTCTCGCTGTGACACATTTCTTGTCGCTGGCACGTACTCTATTTCATAGTGAAGTAATTTTTTGGATCACTGACCCAAATATTTCTGTGTCATTAGTATATACTAAGGAGAACTGTTGGCATATTAAATTTGTGCTGATTTCACAACCTGCACTGCATCTGTGGGATTACTTGATGTCTCTGTTTGAATGAACTGGATGAAAAAATGACACGATTGTAAGCAAACTTCTACTTCACTTAGCAGTCATTACATCCGTACAATACACATCTACATCTTAAGGCTGTTTCATTGACATCATTATATATAAAACTTGCAAACACTTACGCAAGTTTAAAAAGAAGTGCGCACCATACAGTCACacgcatacgcacacacacattcaaaaggTAGCCAATTATGCTATTATAGAGAAGGGTTCTGCTTCTATAGCAGTTATGGTGATTACTGATCAAAGTAATTATACTTTTGGGAGATTCTTGTAATTGGTTCCACAGCACTTATTATGGtgcataaattgtatatatatgaagAGAAAAACTTGATATAGTAGTGCGAAAAAACAAAGGACGTCTTTTTAGTCATGTCTGTGCCTCTGCTAatgagaaaatgttgaaaataagcGGGTTTCTTATAATGGCAGAGAAAGGGTGTCAGATGCATGGAAACTACCAACATGCCGAACATCAGAGGAAGGCTTTAAGCTCACCAGGGAGAAAAAAAAGCTAACGTCAAAGTATAAGAAGAAAAAAGTACCCTAATACATAAAAGTTTCTATGTGTTAACACCGAGCAAGGCTAATTTTTGCAGAAAGGCTTAGCTGTATCTGTAGTCTTGACAGAGTAAGCAGCACATACAGGGGCATGGAACTCGTTCTCTTTAGCAGAATAAAACTGACTCAGGCAGAATCTCAGCTGGAAACGACGCACTTCACCAAAGCTGAAAGAAATACTGCAGTCACCCAGCGCTCACACATTACACTTAGCCTTATTGACTATGCTTACATGCCTCGTAATATTCCGAATGCGGTTCTTAACGCATTGTTTGGTTTACAAGCATGTCTGTGATCATGTGCAAAGCACAAGGAAATAACCACtggcttttttttaatatagataaTTTTATAGGAATATCAGTGCGCATGTAAGCATATGCAATGATTTCTTCCGCCAGCgcacatttaaaagtaatttgtttagTTGCATTCAAGAGGCGCacgaaagaatgaaaaaaaaaaaatatatatatatattgtcacttttgatcaacagTAAAGCTTAATTCACTTGCCACTAATCTGTCACTAAGACACCATTCtttcacaccattttttttttcacttgaggaGCTACTTTGGTCTATATCTACCAGTTGTCTACTGTACATGTTTCAGTTACACAGAGGATACCGAGAGCTACGGTCCTTTGCTTTAACTTTCCCTTCTGCTGAGTTTAGAAACATCCTGTGTCATGAAACATTTGACACATGCTAATAACGATCAGAACCCGTCAGCTTTTCCATTTCAATCACTCTCATTATGCAGTGCTCTGAGGCCTACCCTCGCTTCTACAGCTGATGCTCGTGCAGGAAGGCTGAAGGACCTCCGCTCGTGGACGTCTGAGAGCTGGACGTGGCGGAAAAGCTTGCTAGAGGGATGACCTTGATGGGATCCTCTTTTTTGCTGCAGTGTCTCTCAAGTGTGTTGTAGAATTGGGGCCGGTAGCTCCCTTTGTCCAGATCATCTTTGGGCACTGACCTGCCAAGGGTGTGACGCCCATCTGCCTTGGTCCCCCGTGCCCAGCTTTGTTGAAAACCAAAGGAGGGCAGAGTGGCGGCGCCGGACGTCTGGAATTGGGTCAGCGCTGGCGGCATCCAGCAGCTGTCAGAATGACCCAGGATCAGACATTCCTGGGTACAGGTCTCCAAGGCCTCGGCGAGAGCTTTCTGCAGGTTCACTTCAATAGCTGTGGATGATGAAATGACAAATGTGGAGGCTCAGTCAAGAGGTGAACATGGAAGACAAAATAAATCATACTTTCTCTTACTGCTAAGCTGATACAAAGTTGGAGCTATCAAAAGGTGACCTGTAAATGTCAGCTTCAGAGAGAAATAAAAGgcagaaataaatgtttaattcatctcaaaataacaaaaacaacaccagttcttttaatttaaatggtATTCCCATAGTCCTAAGTGTTTACCTACAATATGCAATGAATTCCCTGTggcttaattaaatgtttaaaaaaaatctctgttgTTCGTGTCTGAGATTggctttttatatattaaagaatTAATGAATGGTTCCAAAACCGTTGTTTATTTTAATCGCAGTCATTGTGGTGCACCTTTTCTTCTGCTGATGTCTCCTACTTAAATCAAGTCAATTAAGACAAATCAAATGGAAACGTAGCAGTTCTTCCTTCTTCACCTACTTGTTAGCGAAGCCGACACGTACAGTATTAGGTGCAGTACACTTGCTACAGTAACTGCCAGCAACAGAACGTGATTTGCTCAAAGAAAAGAGAACATAAAATACAGGACCTCAACTTTCTTATCTCATTAAACTTGCTCTGACATCACATGCGAGATGTGCCAAGAAAAACGGCCTCAGTATTGAGCCCCAGTCATAAAGCCTGTCAACTCTAATAATTAGAATGTAAAACAGTGCTTGTGGAGGCAGGCTGGAGCCCTACAGTGGCGCATGTATATCTTAACCGTCTAAGAAAAGGAGAGCCCTGTATGAACATCACTTCGCTCATGCTGGTCCCCACTCCAAGATGACATCTAGAAATAATTTAGCATATTTGCATAATGGTTGggttatttttgttattctttttACCACCAGGAGCCaatttagtttttgcttttttatgttcAGTATTTTAATATCATGCAGAGGGAAATCCAAATATTCTCGATAGCAGAAATACAGattaaatattaacacatttacCCAAAGTGACAGACTTTGCATTCAATACATttcatcagttcatgcatttcttGGGAGTCAAACCCACGGCCTTGCATTGCTAGCACCATGATTTAATATTTGAGCGACAGATATCCTTACCATGTTACTGATCGTCAGAGAACACTACCATAGGTATTCATGGTTTTCACAACCATAGGCTGCATAATGTTgacattttccattaaaattcATAGGTTTTAGTGTGAATGTTAAGCAGCTTCTGAAATGTTGACCGTTCCAAGATGGTGGACATGGTGGTGTGTCTGGAGCAGTCGAATGAGGGATGTATGTTTATAGATATCTATGATTTGAGTTATAGGAGCCGCATGAATTGAGCCACAGTAATGCTGTcaaacaaatatgtaaacaaccccccccccctgaTTTCTACTAAACATGTGTCTTATACTCAAGTGCAAGTGCAAACACAAACCCTTGACATGCGCACTGGAAAGTTTCATCCTTGTCCAGTGACTGTGCTATTTCTCTCCAGGAGTAAAAATATGTCTTTGTACTTtgtaaaactttaaaacaatGCTAGAATGCCACTCCAAATTGGACATCTGGGGAAAAACCAGTCAACCCAAACTTCAGTTTGACAGTTTGCAAGAAGGGCGTCGACCAATAGAGAGCTGGTTCATGAGGAAcatgaaaatgtgtgtgaaaatatattgtatgaatgtgcaaaataatattgtttgttcATCAATAAATGCAtacctatttttttttcaaatacctaCTAGTAAGACAGATATTTAGTGCTAATGTCTGGAATACTGTACTATTAcatttgacattgacattgaataacaaatgaaaaatcaCTGATTTTAGGACGGTCTGAATGTTAATTTCCCCCTAACTGGCAGCATATGAAATGTTCTTGAGTCATGGTGGCATTCTGTGATGTGACTGGACACACTCGCAGGTCAGAAGTGGGATATTCCCATATATGACTTATGACTTGTTGTGGTCTCCAGTAGTTTGTTGTTGTTCAGtttattaaatgtcttttttgattaaaaaaacaacaggacTGGACAGTGTTCCCACCAATCAAGGTGTATCTGCAAGTGGACCATACAAAGTATATGAGGTTAGAATAATTGGGCTGCACATACACCTTGCAGACGATATTTATGCCACATACACAATGCATATTGAGGGCTTTAGacagcttactaggttttggaacagaactATAGTATGCTCTTGTTTTACATGTCAGTTTGTCTTAATAGAACTAGACAGAAAAGCACAGAAAGCtataaacagaaagagagaaaagagcgAGAGAGATGTGGCCACATCCTCCCGGTCTTACTCTGCCATAGTCTGCCTCAGAGCATCAGTGCATAAATCAGTGGAGCGGTAAACGTGTCACCTTTCAGAGGGTCACTAACTTCATTAAGGAAAAATGATGCAGCTCACTCTCTGAGCAAGCAGAATGAGTCCTGGCCAGGTTGCTCTCGGAGGCTGCTGTAAATCACCCCAGAGCTGCTTTGGAAATTGGAGGCGTCTTACGGAGACATTGCTCTTTTGAGGGGCTGAGCGCATCACACCACGGTGGAAACATTCATGCCTGTAGACATAATATAGAATGTAGAGGCCCTAATACATTTTCTGAGAAGTGCGTGAGACACCTTTAGTGCATTTGCCCAGCaggtccatgtgtgtgtgtgtgtgtgtgtgtgtgtttgtttatgaagCCAATCAGAACAAGCTGGGGAGAATATGTGCACAATTACATTATGTGCAAAAGGTGTTTTGAAACCACGCTACTTTCCAGTGTGCAGAGGCACAGCATGAGCTGTCAGTGGCGCTATGTCAACAGCCAGGAGTGCTTCTATTTTTTGTATGTGATATTTCACATTAAACAGCTCTAAAGATGTAGTCCGTATCAGTTTCTCCTCCACAGGGACTAGAACTGCTTGACTGATGTTTGTGACAGAGCTGAATGTTTTCGTCAGCCCGAGGCAGCGGCTCACTCTGATGCTGTTTAAGTGCTTTTTGTATTCAGGGGAATCACTGCTATCCCGTTGAGCTTTTAAAAAAGAATCAGCCCCCACGTGCTCTGGTCTGCACATACATAGATGTGTCGGTAAAGTGCACGTTTGGGGCTAAGAGATAGTATTTTTAATTTCACcttctgcagaaaaaaaataaataaaatgtcgtGCGAGGTAATGATATTTACATTATTGCAAAACATAGGCTTAAAAATGTCAAGCCTATTTGCTCTGAGAGTAATAGAGCTTCTAGTAATGGCTCGCATTTAAAGCAAATTGTCTGCAGAttgaaacatttctcaaaatagcCAGTGGTTATTGATCGAAGTCCCAGGCTGATTCACACTTGTAATTACAGCATTGTGAATGCTTGAAGATAGTTTCAATCTTCCCCTGCAAACACTGCCTAACACTGTCGTCAGAGATTGGTAATCGGTTCATTCCCGTATGACAAACCGCAAAGGTCTCGTCTTTTGTTCCAAAAACGGAGCTTTATTTTCCAaactaaaatgaaagaaaagtgtTCCAATCCCTAacggaatagttcacccacatgtgaatcatcatttactcctcctccagttgttctaaacctgtgtgAATTCCTTtcttcaaaagaagatattttaaagagtgtTGCTGACCAAACATTTGCTGGTCCCTATTGGCTTAcatagtattttagtattttttcatAAAGGAAATCAATGTGGATaatttgaagatattttgaagaatgtttgcaaCCAACTGTATGGTtaccaccatttttttttcttttctgttttgttcaaCATAAACTCATacaggggtgtgtttcccaaatcATGGTCACAAGTTCCTTATACTACTAAAATAGTTCAATGATTTAATGTTTCCTGAAACCAGAGTTCAAATGAACATTCGCAAACTGCACAGCAAACTTACGTGGCTGGAACTACAACTGTCGACCTGCGGTTAGAATCATAGTTACTTGTTAGTAAGACATTTAGACTTAAATAAATGATGCTCTTGGGTCCAATATGCAAGCTAACATGCAGTACAATCTATAtcttacattatttttatatttatatacacatttgtATACATATGTTTTTTCCTGTACAGAATCAAACATTACATTAAGCTAAATGACAGAACAAAAATAGTAAATTAGCCATCAGGTGCCATGGTCAATACAACAGTATCTCAGAgattaataactttaataactgTTGAATCAATGAAGTTCAAATGACGGAGATGCGACCGTGTTCGGGAAACATTTGTAAATTGCTAGTTCATTTACACAACAATTTATTGTACTATGGTGGTTAAACAGGGAGATACGGGAAATGCTCCCAAGggttggaacaacttgagagaGAGTAAATACAGATTGAATGCTCATTTTGGGGTAGATTGATTCTACGAAAATCGATACGaaaaattctacaaaaaaaaaaacaaaaaaaaaaacaacaacaacgaaataAGCCAGTatctttgtgtgcatgtgtgtatcaaTATTGCATGTTGAAAAAGCTTGCACAATGGGATCCAAAAAGTGGTTTTTCAAATACACAATACATAAATTAACATGCCTATCAAAACCTGAGcttattgtttttttcaaaataaaacaaaagaaaagaatatcaattattttaaaacctCTTAACATAATAGAGTGTGAAAACTGAAAAGGaattgttttaaagtttgttaaataCATTATGACATCTCGCTGTCTACACAGTGATACAAGGTTATATGACAATGAATGCTTTTgaggaaagaaaaacaacaacagttatCACATAAAATGAACCAACATGTGGCTGGGCTACAGTGACATTTACATAAACACACTATCTGACAGCATGGGACGCTCCTGGTCAGGACGTGTGATGAAAAGGTGCTCGTGCTGACAATAAGAACGGATGACAATTTGTGACAGGGCTGTTAAGCAAAGCAGCATGACCTGAATATAACTTGATGGGATTTACATCAAGGATGCCATAGAGATGATTACTCAAGTCATTATGTTAGCATGTACAAACCCATTACAACCAATTAGAAGACTAATTGCATAAATATAGAAAATCATCTCTCACCGCTCTCTTTCTCCTGTCTAAACATTATCTGGTTGACTGTAGAGCTTAAGAAAAACAGCACATTTCTGCATGGAGCACTGAGCTTTATGTCACATGAGATAATTCAACGTTGCATTTTATTGAACaacatatatgtaattatatatatatatatatatatatatatatatatatatatacagtattgttcaaaataatagcagtacaatgtgactaaccagaataatcaaggtttttagtatattgtttatttctacgtggcaaacaagttaccagtaggttcagtagattctcagaaaacaaacaagacccagcattcatgatatgcacgctcttaaggctgtgcaattgggcaattagttgaaaggggtgtgttcaaaaaaatagcagtgtctacctttgactgtacaaactcaaaactattttgtacaaacatttttttttctgggatttagcaatcctgtgaatcactaaactaatatttagttgtatgaccacagttttttaaaactgcttgacatctgtgtggcatggagtcaaccaacttgtggcacctctcagctgttattccactccatgattctttaacaacattccacaattcattcacatttcttggttttgcttcagaaacagcatttttgatatcaccccacaagttctcaattggattaaggtctggagattgggccggccactccataacattaattttgttggtttggaaccaagactttgcccgtttactagtgtgttttgggtcattgtcttgttgaaacaaccatttcaagggcatgtcctcttcagcatagggcaacatgacctcttcaagtattttaacatatgcaaactgatccatgatccctggtatgcgataaataggcccaacaccatagtaggagaaacatgcccatatcatgatgcttgcacctccatgcttcactgtcttcactgtgtactgtggcttgaattcagagattgggggtcatctcacaaactgcctgtggcccttggacccaaaaagaacaattttactctcatcagtccacaaaatgttcctccatttctctttaggccagttgatgtgttctttggcaaattgtaacctcttctgcacatgccttttttttaacagagggactttgcaggggattcttgaaaatagattagcttcacacagacgtcttttaactgtcacagtacttacaggtaactccagactgtctttgatcatcctggaggtgatcattggctgagcctttgccattctggttattcttctatccattttgatggttgtcttccgttttcttccacgtctctctggttttgctctccattttaaggcattggagatcattttagctgaacagcctatcatctTTAtatgttttcccctctctaatcaactttttaatcaaagtacgctgttcttctgaacaatgtcttgaacgacccattttcctcagctttcaaatgcatgttcaacaagtgttggcttcatccttaaatagggtccacctgattcacacctgtttcttcacaaaattgatgacctcagtgattgaatgccacactgctatttttttgaacacacccctttcaactaattcaactaattgcccaattgcacagccttaagagcgtgcatatcatgaatgctgggtctcattttttttctgagaatctactgaacctactggtaacttgtttgccacgtagcaataaaaaaatatacgaaaaccttgattattctggttagtcacattgtactgctattattttgaacaatactgtatatatatatatatatatatatatatatatatatatatatatatataatgtgatacTGTATTTAGTGTTTCTTTGCTTTTAGTGTGTTGGGTTGTAAGGGTTGTGCTTTTTTCGAAATGCAAATGATCAAGTAATGAGTCTCCATGAAGTTCACTGAGCCAAAACATACCCACTGAGGGGGTACACTGTGGCATATTTGATCAAAGTTTAGTATCGTTTCAgccatgtatgcatgtatttaattGCCGCACTTGATCCGAGCACAGTTAGAACCCTTGAGGACAGGAGAAGAACACGACAAGAGAGAATATCCATACTAAATGAGGATATTATTATAGTTTCATCAGCTGACAACCTTAAGACCTGAAGGAGGGCTGGAGTTTCTTACAAATTCATTGAGATCCAAATGTCTGAGAACACTAGTGAAGATACTTCtatttggcattttttttatttaattctatttttcCATTACacattagtaaaaataaaaaaaatgaagaacaaCATAAATTTCATATCTCTCGTTACAGAGGCTATGACTTTCACTCATGACATCTACATTTtggggaatgaatgaatgaataaataaataaatacattaaaatgtatttaatttattaatgttttgaactAGGTATTTTTTAACAGTATCTTTCATGCCatttgattatgaaaaaataaataaataaataaaacaataaataaataaatgtttttaatttatgagGGTTTTGAACTAGGCATTGTTGTAACAAAACCTGGGTTAGTTTTAACAGTTTCACTCATGTCATGAGTTTGAAGgataccaaacaaacaaaaacaaaacgaaaacaacaacaacaacaaaaactaaacctaactaaactaactaaataaacgTCTTTAATTAAAGAGCATTTTGAGCTATTGTTGAAAacaatagactgtataaaaacgtTGACGTAGTGATGTCACCTGTAGATTTCTTAAAAGTGTTTTTGACACCACGCGTCACTTCTGAATAATCGAAAAAGGGGCAAAGAGGGTGGAGAtagttgctgaaaccacgcccaccaaCTCGACGGTGGTGACACCAGGGGCAATCCACCTGGCACtgaagtggccacgcccttaattatgcagaactttaaagcTTAGTATAATTGAAACGgatgagttatataaaaaatattcccccttcacagttgtcatgaaggccAAAATTAGCTATGTAGACCAAAATCACAAGAGAGAACGGAATGTTGCCGCTCGTTGAGAACACTTGTGACTGAATCACAGTTACTAAGATCTAATGAGCATCGTGTGCTTTAGCAAGAACATCCCACTCTCTGTGAAGGAGTTGATTTGGTCTGTGTCACAAGTTGACTTATCTGATTAGCGAACTAGAAATACTacactgtttaaaatatttctcattaattttacatgagtgatttttttttttttatcattctaaaaTCTTATTAGACTTTCCATGCCAAGTTTTCATTGTGTCCACAGTCTTCTGGACCCTGCAATACAGATGAAACAAAAGGCATGAGCTTCATGCAAATTCCATGCTttcaaaaaaaatgacatttgaaagATAATAATTGAGTTTGTAATTACATGGACTTTATCATTTTATTACACACCTACTCTGACTCCACATCTAGATTGGCAAATGGATGGTCATTAATAATAATGGAGCTATTTAACCCCATGGGGGGTTTCACAAGGGGAAAGATGCCATTTTTCACTCAAGGGTTGGACACAACCATCAGGTGAAATAAGAGACCCACTTTTCATTCTCATGAATCAGGGAAAGGCCACTTATACTGCAGGCTAGATGCAtttcatcaccagctcc from Carassius auratus strain Wakin unplaced genomic scaffold, ASM336829v1 scaf_tig00017073, whole genome shotgun sequence encodes the following:
- the LOC113075491 gene encoding protocadherin-9-like translates to MVTTRHCDVSSNKTTQTQRRVTFHLPDGSQESCSDSGLGEQEPNSGASITQPLPLGFPQEEYYEQTSPNSRTEGDGNSDPESTIEVNLQKALAEALETCTQECLILGHSDSCWMPPALTQFQTSGAATLPSFGFQQSWARGTKADGRHTLGRSVPKDDLDKGSYRPQFYNTLERHCSKKEDPIKVIPLASFSATSSSQTSTSGGPSAFLHEHQL